The genomic window gttttactACAACCTTATTACTCTATGTCAacgatatttttcttttaaagagtTACCACACATTTCTCTCAATGTTCTTGCATTGGGTTCACCAAGATTTGTTATGAAAAATCTCAGCAATTTACACTACGTCCATGGAACTCAAGTGAACAAATATCAACAAGGCTTTTGTTGAACCAACATTGATATGCCACCAACATTTTTCTTGAGATATGAAAACCAACAACTCCTATGGTCATTAGTATAAGTATGACAACTCTTCTGAAAACACTGTCTCGAATATTACAAGTTAGTATAGAATCATTGAGGCATTACAATACCTTACAATCACTTGACTCGATATCTCACATGCAGTGAACTACATGTACCAAATTATGCACAGTCCCACTATATAGTGCTATCCATTGGCTAAACATGTACTTTGGTATGTTTAATACATGCACGGTTAACTATGGAATGCAATTCTTTTAAAACTAAAACTACTACTCTTTGAGCTTATTTCGATGCCAGCTGGGCTGCCTCCCAAGAGACTTGCATTCTCCCATAAGGTATTGCACATTTCTCTTACCTGGCCGCATCTTTTGGAGTCCAAAGAAACAAACCTCTCGTGCATGGTCTTCTTGTAAAGCATAATATTGAGCTCTTGCTGCAGCAATGGTGGAATTCAAGtagtttacattttttcttAGGGATATTGGCATTTATCTTTCCAAAGCCCCCTGAGCTACTTTATGATAATCTATCTGCTCTCCATACAACTACCAAACTAGCATATCACTCTTGCATGAAGCGTATTGAACTCGCCAACTCGGCTACCACTTTATCTAGGTAAAAGTTACATTGGCATTTTTTTCACTAAATATTTTCCTACTTCTCACTAATTGGCTAACTTATTCGTGAAGCCACTGTCACGCCAATGCATGACCTATCTCACCTACAACCTCGGTTTGTGCCTGTGACCCAACACTCGATTGACGGTGGATGAAGAGTGTGAATCCTACACAGGTCAGAAGAAGTACACAAATTGTCAATCTAAGGCAACAAAATTGTAAGGAATGGACTACAGTTAACCCAATAATCTTCAATAAGAAAGGGACCCATGCTAATTGCAAGCGGTCATggaaataatattaaaataataatgaatATATATCTCGATAATAATGTGAGTTggcgaaattcaaattcagcAGATGCATTTGTAATTGATCTCTCATGCCTTATAGAAAAGTATTAGTGCTCATAGTGGAAACTCAACGAATGCCAGATTATTTTTCATGAGATCTATGGATGTAGGATACTTCTAAACCACATCAGAAACACTCTTTTTTTCCCCTACTTATTGCATTTTTACTTCATAATGATGCTTGTATTGCATCCCTACTTGGGGAAGTATGTATGTTTGCCATTTAATTTGTTGACATATGAATAGACCTGTGTTGTTTATTCTACTTATACAATTGTGTATTTATTAGTCTAGCAGGAAAGAATTGACATTGGACATTGAAGAGCTGAAGATGAAGAATGCTGGTTCAGAATAAACACCAACAAGAGGTagagtttcaagtttcaactttcGCATTGTTGTAACTAGCTTGTGTAACGTTCTCCAAAACACACAATTCGATCGTatgatttgtttttataattgtcTACTTAAAATTTATTGATTACCTTAGTAAAAATAACTAAATGACAAACTTCAATGTCgttgttatttgttttaaatgCATGAATTAAATCTTCACATATTTGTTAACAGCAGATTTGTATATGGAGGAGGTTAATGGTACGCGGAAAACCTGAGGGTTAGTAATTGTGTCCGGACGTGGAACAAACAATTTTGCTCTGCTATCCAGTTCTCTCCGCCATGGTTTCCCTCCGCTTCCCTTTCTCCTTCCATGGGCCGAACAAACTCTTCACCCGTTCCGGCTCTTCCTCTTCTTATCCATCCCCTTCCCTTGCCTTCTCCGTTGGCGTTGTCTTCGGGCTGGGCGCGGGCCTCGCCATCTCAACCACAGCCGGTCGGCTAGGCGACCACCTTCTGCCGATCCGTAATCTCTTCGATGCAAGCAGTCGGCAGCTCTCCCCATTGTGGGGTTCCTTGTCTTTGACGACCGGAATCGCCAATTTGGAGAACTCCGTGGTAGATTCTCGCACTGGGGCAGAGTTTCCTCCGGTCTTGGACGGCTCCCGGAAGCTCCTGGGGATTGGACTGCGAAGGAAAAACATCATAGGGATCAAAAACATCAATGTGTACGCTTTTGGTGAGTGTATTTTTCCCCCAAGGTTGTTTGTCTTCCATGTTGCTCTTGTCATTGTGGAATATGCGCACAATTCAGATTTACTGGATCATTTTGCAGCGACAAATGTGCAAACTATCGTAGTGAAATATCTTTCTATGTGGTTAAAACTCAGAATGAGAATAAATTGGAACGATGAAGGATGTTATCGGACTGGTTGTACGCGAGATGATCGGATATTCTCggcatcattttttcttctgcttATAGAGCATGTGTTGAGTCGATGTGCAGAGACTGGTTTCCTAAAATGACCGTTTTATTTGAAAAGCTGCTTTATATCTGAAATCTGTGGCCTCTACATTCTGCTAAAGCTGCttcatattttattacaataatGGTCTATTGCCTGACTATTAAGCAAGAAATCTGTACCTTAAGATTCAAAAAAATAGGTGTTTGCTTTAATCTACTATATTCGTCTAGTTGATTCGAGTCAGTTCCCCACTTTGTAGGTGTTTACGTTGATGATAGCTCAATAAAGCAAGTGCTTTCTGAGAAATATGGGTCTACGCAATCCTCAGAACTGGAAGGAAAAGAACGGCTCTGTACAGATGTTTTGGAGAATGATTTGTGTGTGACGGTTAGACTTAGTATAGTGTATGGCAGACTCAGCATACGTTCTGTCAGAAATGCATTCGAAGAATCAGTTGGTAACAGGCTTCGCAAATTTAGTGGGGATGAAAATCGTGAGCTGCTTCAGCGGTagctttcttctttctcatacCTTCCAGTTTTGCTGCTCTAT from Nymphaea colorata isolate Beijing-Zhang1983 chromosome 6, ASM883128v2, whole genome shotgun sequence includes these protein-coding regions:
- the LOC116256246 gene encoding fatty-acid-binding protein 1 codes for the protein MVSLRFPFSFHGPNKLFTRSGSSSSYPSPSLAFSVGVVFGLGAGLAISTTAGRLGDHLLPIRNLFDASSRQLSPLWGSLSLTTGIANLENSVVDSRTGAEFPPVLDGSRKLLGIGLRRKNIIGIKNINVYAFGVYVDDSSIKQVLSEKYGSTQSSELEGKERLCTDVLENDLCVTVRLSIVYGRLSIRSVRNAFEESVGNRLRKFSGDENRELLQRFTSQFKDELKLSRGTIIDLSREKGHVLRTKVDGKEVGCIQSQLLCRSIFDLYIGEDPFDKQAKDDIQRSLASLLEG